In a single window of the Nilaparvata lugens isolate BPH chromosome 1, ASM1435652v1, whole genome shotgun sequence genome:
- the LOC111061496 gene encoding transcription elongation factor B polypeptide 3, translating to MSSKSITENILHYQRDIDRCPENAARMKRCIQRLHALPVTVQHLQETGIGKSVNALRKYGGEVAEAAKFLVHKWKLMVIAEENNGQSDDASDGENNSNHTDKNKKENSSRKEDTNRRDESSQNSERKPLSDSIDRDRKRKDQNKSSREDDRREKHGYRSSSKSERSRENSSSGKRRKDSNSENDDRAVSSKKRRRKSSYSPTSDKESNSSEEETKASKRSSSGFDTSIVKTEPETSDDEESAAEDCDDNNSEDEQGSRSSAAAESERGSSPNNSDREASGAEEEESSEEETIKIKEEPKSDDSDDESKISSQGDKHSNSSRHHSKGDDRKHSSSRSHHSEKSSSSNHSDSRVRDRDRRENGSSHSSHTSSKNGKDHTKPKSDNKSSSANSSSDRSKSREGRVEKNGIKDTDNKSRHSSSKERTSSSRSSSNHRSSSSSKAADDQVKVKKEKISEDHSERSPRKDSHIDSSRKSFNSLNEVKVKEEIVESKVKIKVEKPSEEEGIHSGSGASFGAALLGMTGPVKKKKKSSDVNGTSNKSDSSPITSPSKDKAKSFSKSKESRASSSPSPRIMSNSSSPFLSNNEQDLLSSNIKLKPLDVDLAATLPEISANYRPMPSYSPSYPDQVSPFKTNKELTQEEALSSILSTKGQRMKVFSGNRGAGNTKIPSLFTLCVHVLRENIDALEYTGGVPYDLLKPVLERATSEQLYQLEHHNPYLIGDSDELWEFHCKKDFRGQNREEMESWRDLYLRCFDQREKKFKELTEKVTQKKIIESIPIKKTKLAYVDSVVKPPRNIARKQAKFGTSSASSQKHELVAKAMIGGHSSSGEVAKAVVPPPPQAASRFNNSNSALLKKKKAPLMAKTLQFMKGNRKKW from the exons ATGTCAAGTAAAAGcattacagaaaatattcttCACTATCAGAGAGACATTGACAGATGCCCGGAAAATGCAGCACGG ATGAAGCGCTGCATTCAAAGACTGCATGCACTTCCGGTGACTGTTCAGCATCTACAGGAAACTGGCATTGGAAAGTCTGTCAACGCATTGAGAAAGTATGGCGGAGAGGTTGCTGAAGCAGCAAAATTTCTAGTTCATAAATGGAAATTAATGGTCATCGCGGAAGAAAATAATGGCCAAAGTGATGATGCTTCCGATGGAGAGAATAACTCCAATCATACAGACAAAAACAAAAAGGAAAATTCGTCAAGAAAAGAAGACACAAATCGTCGGGATGAATCATCGCAGAATAGTGAACGAAAGCCTCTTTCTGACTCAATCGACAGGGATAGAAAGAGGAAAGATCAAAATAAAAGTAGTCGAGAGGATGATAGAAGAGAGAAACATGGTTATCGTAGCTCTAGTAAATCTGAAAGATCAAGAGAAAATTCCTCTAGTGGTAAAAGGAGGAAAGATTCCAACTCTGAAAATGATGATAGGGCTGTAAGTTCCAAGAAAAGAAGACGTAAATCGTCATATTCGCCCACATCTGACAAGGAGTCCAACTCTAGTGAGGAGGAGACAAAAGCTAGCAAGAGAAGCTCGTCTGGATTTGACACATCAATCGTCAAAACTGAACCAGAGACATCAGATGATGAAGAAAGTGCAGCTGAAGACTGTGATGATAATAACTCTGAAGATGAACAAGGGTCAAGAAGTTCGGCTGCGGCGGAATCTGAGAGGGGATCATCTCCAAATAACAGTGACAGAGAGGCATCTGGAGCTGAGGAGGAAGAAAGCAGCGAAGAAGAAACTATCAAAATCAAGGAAGAACCCAAGTCAGATGATTCAGATGATGAATCAAAGATCAGTTCTCAAGGTGATAAACATAGTAATAGTAGTAGACACCATTCAAAGGGTGATGATCGTAAACATTCGTCATCTAGAAGTCATCATTCGGAAAAAAGTAGCAGTAGTAATCATAGTGATAGTAGGGTTAGAGATAGGGATCGCAGAGAAAACGGTAGTTCGCATTCTAGTCACACGAGTAGTAAGAATGGCAAAGACCATACCAAACCAAAGTCTGATAATAAAAGTTCCAGTGCTAATTCTTCAAGCGATAGAAGTAAGAGCCGCGAAGGTAGAGTAGAAAAAAACGGAATCAAGGATACAGACAACAAAAGTCGACATTCGTCATCTAAGGAGAGAACTTCGAGTTCGAGATCAAGCAGCAATCATAGATCGAGCAGTTCTTCAAAGGCAGCTGATGACCAAGTCAAggtgaagaaagagaagatttCGGAGGATCATAGTGAACGATCTCCACGAAAAGACTCGCATATTGACTCATCTAGAAAATCTTTCAACTCATTAAATGAAGTAAAAGTAAAAGAGGAAATTGTTGAATCcaaagtgaaaataaaagttgaaaagcCGTCTGAGGAGGAAGGAATCCACAGTGGATCAG GTGCTAGCTTTGGTGCAGCTCTGCTTGGTATGACAGGCCCAgttaagaaaaagaaaaaatcatCTGATGTTAATGGAACATCTAATAAGTCGGATTCATCACCCATTACATCTCCAAGCAAAGATAAAGCAAAATCGTTCAGCAAATCTAAAGAATCGAGGGCATCTTCATCACCATCTCCAAGAATAATGTCGAATTCCTCATCACCGTTTTTGTCAAATAACGAG CAAGATCTTCTGTCATCTAATATCAAGCTGAAGCCACTGGATGTGGACTTGGCGGCCACCTTACCGGAAATCTCGGCCAATTACCGACCCATGCCCTCCTATTCGCCTTCCTACCCCGATCAAGTCAGTCCATTCAAGACCAACAAGGAGCTCACTCAAGAAGAAGCTCTCTCTAGCATACTTTCAACCAAGGGTCAAAG AATGAAGGTTTTCTCCGGTAATCGTGGTGCTGGAAACACCAAAATACCTTCTCTGTTTACGTTGTGTGTGCATGTTCTACGCGAAAATATCGatg CGTTGGAGTATACTGGAGGAGTGCCTTATGACCTGCTGAAGCCAGTTCTGGAACGAGCAACATCCGAACAGTTGTACCAACTGGAACATCACAATCCCTACCTGATAGGCGATTCCGACGAGCTGTGGGAGTTCCATTGTAAAAAGGATTTTCGTGGCCAAAATCGCGAAGAAATGGAGTCCTGGCGAGATCTCTATCTG CGATGCTTCGATCAGAGGGAGAAAAAATTTAAAGAGCTTACTGAAAAAGTAACACAAAAGAAGATAATTGAAAGTATTCCTATAAAAAAGACCAAACTAGCATATGTGGACTCAGTTGTCAAGCCTCCTCGAAACATTGCAAGGAAACAG GCAAAATTTGGAACATCATCTGCATCGTCTCAAAAGCACGAACTGGTTGCCAAGGCTATGATTGGAGGCCACTCAAGCTCAGGCGAAGTTGCCAAGGCTGTGGTGCCTCCCCCACCACAGGCCGCATCACGTTTCAACAACTCTAATTCTGCGTTAC tgaaaaagaagaaagctCCGCTGATGGCGAAAACACTTCAATTTATGAAAGGAAACCGAAAGAAGTGGTAA